The DNA sequence TCCCTTCCAGAGGCCGGCTTTCTCTGCATCGAATTGTAAAAATAAGTCGGCCAACCCGAGGTAGGTAGTTCCAGTTGCAATTCCACCCCTGAAATTGGATACAAAATCACCTTTGTAAGTTGCATTTACCTGCCAGGCACATGATTTGAGACTATCAGCAGTTTCTGAAAATCCATTTATAGTAATTAGAAATGGCAGCATAATTAACCCTTTCTTCAAAAAATGTAAACCCATAAAATGTCAATTTTTGGTCTTGTAAAAATAGACATCAGGGTTTGGGGCCACAATCCCCATTTATGGGGATAAATGAATGGGAGTTGAATCGAAAAAAAGATTCAGGATTAATCAGCAATCCGATTAACCACACTACAAAAAGAATGTAACAACATGAAATTGAAAGGAATGAAACAATCGAGCTTGTGGATTTGATATTAGCAGGGTTGCCTAAAGTTATCCCCGAAGTATACTTCTTAACTAATAAAGACTATCCACAATTAGCAGAATCATCATCAACAAATAAAGGAAGTTGAGCTTCAGGAAAGAAGCACGGATTGGAATGTCTTTTTTTACCAGAATGCCGACTGACAACGAGAATAAAAGATAAAAGGTGTAAATGAGCAGAAAAAACATGGTTATCGATCCTTGAAGGACAGTCATTGCCACAATAAATGAAGTTGCAACTGTTGCCAAAATCCATGTAAAACTAAGTCGTTTAATCTGGTTGTCGTTAAACACTGTATTCAAACTAGGGTAACCTGCCAGCGTATATTCCTTTCCAAACATGAGCAGCAACAACCAAAAATGAGGAATTTGCCCAATAAAGAAGAACAAGGAAACCCAAAGAATGTGTTCATCAAATAACTGTCCACCACCTGCAAACCAACCAATAAACGGAGGCAATGCCCCAACCAGAGAGCCCGGAACAACAGCAAATGCCGTTACTTTTTTAAGTGGGGTGTAAATAAGATTGTATGATATTAACGTCAGAAAACTGGTTAGAAAAACAATGGGGGGAAAACTGAAAAGCAATATAAAAGCCCCATAGGCAAAAAACGCAAAAGCTACTCCTATTGCAGCTTTCAGACTGATTTTACCTGAAGGTATCGGGCGATTTTTGGTGCGAGGCATCAAAGCATCCGTTTTGTATTCCTGAATGTGATTGATGGCTCCCGAACTGCACGACATCAGAAACACTCCGAACAACAATGACCAAACATCACTATTCAACGTGCCGGTTTTCAAGGTATATCCAACCAGTGCAGATAAAGCAATGGGCAAAGAAATTCGTACTTTGCCCAGCTCAAGTATTATTTTTATCCAGAAAGACATGATGACTAAATGGTTAATTGTTAATGAAAAATTGTAAATGGTCAATAATTAATCATTTAGAATTAACCATTGATCATTATTTAAGCGTTTTCAGGTATTCGGTGATCTGCTTGATATCGTCCTCCGAAAGCTGCCCAACGTAGGGTTGCATCAAACCTTTATTATAGCCTTTCACGATATCGGCATTCGGATCGTAAATCGATTTTTTGATGTATTCGTCATCTACTGTCACTTCACGGTCGTTTCCGCCAGTAGTTACCGTAACTTTATGACCATATATTCCTTTAAATGAAGGACCGACCAATTTGTTTCCATCAACCGTATGACAGGCAAAGCAACCAATGTTTTTCATGATCCGTTTCCCGTTGGCTGTAGGCGAATCAACAACTGCTGCATCAACATGTTTGGTTGTATCAACATACCAAGCATTGAATTTCTGTTCGGGCATCGCCTTCACATAAGTGTACATGTATGAGTGATCCAATCCGCAGTATTCCGAGCAAAACAATTCGAAAAGGCCTTCCTGTTGGGCGATAAACCATGCCGATTTTTCTCTTCCCGGAACAACATCCTCTTTAATCCTGAAAGCAGGAATATAAAAACCATGTATTACATCCATCGAAATCAGTTTCAGCTTCACTGCTTTATTCATCGGAACAAAAAGGGTATCAGTTGTTTTCCCATTTTCATATTGAAAGGTGTAGTTCCACATCCGGCCAGTAACCTGGATATTAAAACTGTCTTTCGGAGCATTCCGCATAGGCACCCAGCCAGCCCAGCCGTAATAAAACATGACCAACACGAGTAAGGTCGGAATTACGGTCCAGATAATCTCAAGCTTTGTACTTCCCTCAATTTGAGTAGCCACAGGATTCTTTTTCCTGTTGTATTTGTAAATGAAATACAACATTGTAAATGTCAATCCGATCAGGAATACGAAAGAAATGCCCATAATTATCATAAAGGCCTTATCGACACCTGTTACAAAATTGGATGCATTAGTGGTAGATGATAGGATATACATAGCTTTTATCTGTAATAATAATCTAAAAATGTGATGAATATGATTGCAAAGAATACCAGTGCCACAAAGCCAACCATAAATCGCAAAAAGGGCTGATCAAATTTAAGGTGCATGAACCAGGTCAAAACCAACACTGATTTAATCGTTGAAAATATGAGGGCACCCAACACGGAGTAGCCGCCTAAGTTAATTTTGGTAATCCCGATCGACATGAAAGTCAAAATGATCAATGTGATCAGAATGTAAAAATAAACTTTGTAGGGTACGATATGATGTTTTTCTTTTTCCATACTTGAAAGCTTTTTCTTAGTGAATTAAATAGAACAAAGGGAACAGGAATATCCAGATCAAATCGACCAAATGCCAATATAATCCCGCATTTTCGAGTAGCGATGGCCGATTTTCATTTACTATTCCTTTCTGAACCTTATTCAATGCCACAATAATGATGATCATACCAACAATGATGTGCAGCGCATGCAATCCGGTCATCACGAAATAAAGTCCGAAGAACAGGATTTCGCCTTTACTCATCTCATTAACCAAATGCTGCGATCCGGGCCAAATGCCATGTTCAAACTTAACTCCCCACTCAAAATATTTATTGATCAGGAATATCAGTGCAAGCATAATGGTCACCTCAAGTAAAAATATGGTGAGCCCTTTATTCTTTTTCTGAAGTGACGAAGTCGACATCGCAATTGTCATACTACTCACCAAAAGAATAACTGTATTGATGGCACCGATTGTCAGATTTAATTCTTCCCCTGCCAAACGAAAAGCTTCCGGATTCAGAAACCGGTAAATCGAATAAACTAAGAACAGGCCTCCAAAAAGGAGAAGTTCGGTGAATATAAAAAGCCACATTCCCAATTTAGATGCTTCCTGATCGTAATGTGGGTCTGAATGTTGTGTTGCATTTTCCATAGAAAAGGTATCCAGTGATTAGTAATTGTAAGGTCCGTCTTTTTCTCCGTAAACAGGTATTTCGTCAAAATTCTCAACCGGAGGTGGCGATGGTACTGTCCATTCCAGTGTTTTTCCATGCCACGGATTTATTTCAGCAATCGGGCCGTTTTTCGCAGAACGGAACAGATTTATAATAACGATTACCAGGCCAAAAGCCATCACCCAAGACCCCAGCGACGATAAAATATTTGCAGCATGAAATTCGGGCAGATAATCATAGTAACGGCGGGGCATTCCCATCATTCCGAGGTAAAACATAGGCGAATACAAGGTAAGGAATCCAACTGTAAAGAAAGCCCAGCCCATTTTTGCCCAGGCTTTATCGTACATCCGTCCGAACATTTTAGGATACCAATAATGAATGGCACCAAAGAAAGCAAAACCTACACCACCAAAAACAATGAAGTGAAAGTGTGCGACCACAAATGCCGTATCGTGCACATAAACATTGGTTGCCAATGCGCCCAAAACCAATCCGGAGAAACCACCAATCATGAAGACAAATATGAAAGTCACCGCCCACAGGAACGGAATCTCGGGATTGATAGATCCCTTGTGCATGGTCGATATCCAGTTAAATACTTTAATGGCACTCGGAATCGCAACAATAAATGTCAGGATTGAAAAAGTGTATTGTGCAGTTCCGCTCATTCCTGAAGTAAACATGTGGTGACCCCAGACGAAGTAGCCCACAAATGCGATAGCCAAAGTTGATGCGATAATTGCTTTGTAACCAAAAATATGTTTTTGCGAGAATGTCGGTATAATTTCAGAAATGGCACCCATAGCCGGAAGAATCATCACATAAACCGCCGGATGTGAATAAATCCAGAACAGATGCTGATATAAAACCGGATCTCCACCCAATGCAGGATCAAATACGCCGATGCCAAAAATACGTTCAAGAGCAACTAAAACCAAGGTGATACCTACAACCGGAGTAGCCAAAAGCTGAATCCAGGCAGTTCCGTATAACGACCATGGAAACAATGGCATTTTAAACCAGGTCATACCCGGGGCACGCATCCGGTGAATGGTCACGATGAAGTTCAATCCTGTTAAAATGGAAGAAAATCCGAGCACAAAAGCTCCGAATATGGCCGGGAGCAGGTTGGTTCCCGTTTTAAAACTGTATGGCGCGTAAAACGTCCACCCTGTATCCGGAATTCCATTGCCAAATAATACTGATGCAATTACAAGGAAAGCTCCCAGAACATAAATCCACCATGAAAGCAGGTTCAGTTTCGGAAATGCGACGTCCTTGGCTCCAATCATGATGGGAAGCATGAAGTTTCCAAAAACCGCAGGCAGTCCGGGTATCACAATCATAAAAATCATGATGACACCATGAACTGTAAATACAGCATTGTAACTTTGCGGCCCCATGATGGTTCGTCCCGGAGCAATTAATTCAAGTTTCATGGCTAGTCCCAGGGCAACGCCCACCAGGAACAATGTCATCATCGAAAACATGTACAGTAATGCAATTCGCTTGTGATCGGTCGAAAATATCCATGCGAAGATTCCCTTGTATTTACCTTTGTAATCGAGGTAATTTACGTCATGCGGGATTTGAGCTGCTGTTTGCATAAATCAAATATGTTTGTTTATTTTTTTCTTTTAGGTTTAAAAATCAGGATCAGGAAGAAAACCAAGGCAAAAAACAAAATCAACGTCCCTGATATTTTGGTAACATTGAGCACATATGCTTTTCCAACCGGATCGTACGAGAAACAGTACTGCATAATTTTATTGATGGTTGGCGCCGACATGCCTTTCGACGATTCGACAATAGCCATTTTTAAATCGAATGGAAGAAAATAGATTCCATTTAAATAACGGGTTATTTTACCTTTGGGGCTGACCACGCAAATAGATGCTGCATGTGTAAAATCCATTCCTGCCCTTTTGTATTTAAATCCAGTCGCATTAGTTCCTTTGGCAATACTTAAGCTGTCCGAAACAAAGAAATGCCATCCTTTAGCTATTGCTTCCTTTTTATTGACCAGATTCAGGTAATTCGCTTTTTTCTTTATGCCCAGATCAATGGTTTCCCGCGGATCAAAACTGATGGTCAGAACCTGATAATCAACTCCGGGAACCATGTCCGATTCGTCCATGACTTTAGCCAAACCTTCCATTAGCGGACTGCAAATGCCGGGACACCTGAAATAAACCCAATTAATAATGGTTGGTTTGTCGATTAAATCGGTCAGACAAACACGTTGGTTATTTTCATCGATCAGATAAATATCGGTTGGGAGGAAAGTATCAAGATGTTCAACAATTCCAATTTCAGGATCTTGTGTTTTATCGTCAAAAACCTTTTGACCAAATAAATTTATTCCGGAAA is a window from the Aquipluma nitroreducens genome containing:
- a CDS encoding protoheme IX farnesyltransferase, translating into MSFWIKIILELGKVRISLPIALSALVGYTLKTGTLNSDVWSLLFGVFLMSCSSGAINHIQEYKTDALMPRTKNRPIPSGKISLKAAIGVAFAFFAYGAFILLFSFPPIVFLTSFLTLISYNLIYTPLKKVTAFAVVPGSLVGALPPFIGWFAGGGQLFDEHILWVSLFFFIGQIPHFWLLLLMFGKEYTLAGYPSLNTVFNDNQIKRLSFTWILATVATSFIVAMTVLQGSITMFFLLIYTFYLLFSLSVGILVKKDIPIRASFLKLNFLYLLMMILLIVDSLY
- the coxB gene encoding cytochrome c oxidase subunit II — encoded protein: MYILSSTTNASNFVTGVDKAFMIIMGISFVFLIGLTFTMLYFIYKYNRKKNPVATQIEGSTKLEIIWTVIPTLLVLVMFYYGWAGWVPMRNAPKDSFNIQVTGRMWNYTFQYENGKTTDTLFVPMNKAVKLKLISMDVIHGFYIPAFRIKEDVVPGREKSAWFIAQQEGLFELFCSEYCGLDHSYMYTYVKAMPEQKFNAWYVDTTKHVDAAVVDSPTANGKRIMKNIGCFACHTVDGNKLVGPSFKGIYGHKVTVTTGGNDREVTVDDEYIKKSIYDPNADIVKGYNKGLMQPYVGQLSEDDIKQITEYLKTLK
- a CDS encoding cytochrome C oxidase subunit IV family protein, with the translated sequence MEKEKHHIVPYKVYFYILITLIILTFMSIGITKINLGGYSVLGALIFSTIKSVLVLTWFMHLKFDQPFLRFMVGFVALVFFAIIFITFLDYYYR
- a CDS encoding cytochrome c oxidase subunit 3, giving the protein MENATQHSDPHYDQEASKLGMWLFIFTELLLFGGLFLVYSIYRFLNPEAFRLAGEELNLTIGAINTVILLVSSMTIAMSTSSLQKKNKGLTIFLLEVTIMLALIFLINKYFEWGVKFEHGIWPGSQHLVNEMSKGEILFFGLYFVMTGLHALHIIVGMIIIIVALNKVQKGIVNENRPSLLENAGLYWHLVDLIWIFLFPLFYLIH
- a CDS encoding cytochrome c oxidase subunit I, translating into MQTAAQIPHDVNYLDYKGKYKGIFAWIFSTDHKRIALLYMFSMMTLFLVGVALGLAMKLELIAPGRTIMGPQSYNAVFTVHGVIMIFMIVIPGLPAVFGNFMLPIMIGAKDVAFPKLNLLSWWIYVLGAFLVIASVLFGNGIPDTGWTFYAPYSFKTGTNLLPAIFGAFVLGFSSILTGLNFIVTIHRMRAPGMTWFKMPLFPWSLYGTAWIQLLATPVVGITLVLVALERIFGIGVFDPALGGDPVLYQHLFWIYSHPAVYVMILPAMGAISEIIPTFSQKHIFGYKAIIASTLAIAFVGYFVWGHHMFTSGMSGTAQYTFSILTFIVAIPSAIKVFNWISTMHKGSINPEIPFLWAVTFIFVFMIGGFSGLVLGALATNVYVHDTAFVVAHFHFIVFGGVGFAFFGAIHYWYPKMFGRMYDKAWAKMGWAFFTVGFLTLYSPMFYLGMMGMPRRYYDYLPEFHAANILSSLGSWVMAFGLVIVIINLFRSAKNGPIAEINPWHGKTLEWTVPSPPPVENFDEIPVYGEKDGPYNY
- a CDS encoding SCO family protein; its protein translation is MGQKVKIRVLFSLLVDFTFRVGSGKLFFSLTFILLLSGINLFGQKVFDDKTQDPEIGIVEHLDTFLPTDIYLIDENNQRVCLTDLIDKPTIINWVYFRCPGICSPLMEGLAKVMDESDMVPGVDYQVLTISFDPRETIDLGIKKKANYLNLVNKKEAIAKGWHFFVSDSLSIAKGTNATGFKYKRAGMDFTHAASICVVSPKGKITRYLNGIYFLPFDLKMAIVESSKGMSAPTINKIMQYCFSYDPVGKAYVLNVTKISGTLILFFALVFFLILIFKPKRKK